The genomic region cccctcccccctctccagCAATTCCTGACTATAAGAGTCCGCGGAGAGCATGTGGTGTAGGatggtacttttgagtgggggggggggtgaagactgatggccggcctgcatgggggaggggtctaaggggaacgagtgtccccctcccctttggattttttttttgcatttccaggtggcctcagatgcaatttggtgcaatatagcacacttcaacacccactccatttcattttgtaaataattttgcattttcacctggccttagatgcaatttggtgctccaaatgagatttttttctcatttggaaatgaaaaagtggttttctgacttgcgaagcgggggcggaatgatacttccgctccatatttttcacggggggctggcgcccccagtcCCCCGGTTCCTACTCCCTTGGCGGAGAGGTCAATCAATAAAGTACTGCGGTACTTGTACTCACATAGAGATGAGAGAGCCACAAATGACCAGCGCGATAACAATTTACTAGTTAAACGAGAATCTAAATAAAAAAGTACTAAATCCAAAATGTCAAAAGGGTGCCTTTTACAAAGGTCTCCATGGTTACATAACTTGTGCAAACTATTGATAATATGTAACATTTATTACTTTTAATTACGAATTATTTGTTTGGTATTCCATTTtttgaataaacaaattaatttttatttcaaaggtCTATATGGGCGGGCTTTCCTGCCAGTGTGTATACTAACGTTGTACTGGCTTGACACATGGATATAtctgtctagcatatttgataTGGTATCTGGCCAACACGCAGATCATGGCAATCAGTACGTGTCGAAAATGATGTAtacaaactgaaaaaaaatgaactcGAGCTCGCAGTGCTAGTGTCGAACTAGTTCAAGGTCCAACAACAGTTAAGCAACCAGCAGATTGATACAGTACAGCAAATGACAATATTCTACTAAATTTTCATCAAACAAGTCAAGACACATCTTTTGAGAAATGCAGAGGTAAGGAAGTACACTGGCTTGTTTATAGTAATACTTGTTTTCTTCTAAACACCAGCCAATTCTTATAACTTTGTTAGGCTTGTCCCTACATTATGAATGTTTTACGTTAATAAACATGTCTACAGCAAGTTAGGCCAAACGTTAGAGAGCACGTATTGATGGCATGTACTCAGTGTAGGTTACTGTAGCCTAACAACACCAATAAGCATAACGTAATTTAAGCTTTGTGTAAATCTAAACCGTCTCAATTTCGCGCATCAAAACTAAGCATTGATTATAGTGTTTTGCCGATATCGATATTTTTAAACTGCAAGAATGAAGGTCAAATCGCACTTTAGGTCATGCAttattatataggcctaggcccacATAAAGTATCAAAATTCTAATCGGTTACCGAGGTACGTtattagtttagtagaaaaagaggatcaggagggacattCAAGGACCCTATGGGAGAGAAAGACTCTGAAGATACAAAaaatcagacccgattacaatgcttaaagtgcttgtccaaagcattcttaaacccattcacaatCACACTACAtcacttgcaagtacaactgtCTCAGGCATAAGTTATTACCGTTTGCACTTACTCACAAACAGTAACCACTTGTATAACTCTCATTTGTGGAATCCTGTGAGTAAATTAGggaaaatatataggcctatgtgcgCATATATAGGCCCTAGTTCTTACCgcattttttaaataaacgATCATTTTCCCCACTAAGTTGATATGCATGAAACTGCTAGCACTTTTTATCTTTGAATAACACAAGCCTATCCTTTCTGTTAGTCAGTTTTTTGATTTGTTACTCTGTTTGAACAGCTGTAGGTTCAACACTTAGGCTTAGTGTTACAAAATTGTAATAACACAGTTTCATCATGTTTGTCCCATGAACTGTATAAACACTAGCAAATGCATGCCCTTTAACATCAATAAGTCCTAAAGTGGTGCTAATCCCTCCCACCCACCATAATTCTTCCCTAATAAATTGTAGTCCTATTATTTGATctgcacagtacagtatgttactTCCTATAGTAGATTAACTATGTGTATGGTAGGCCTATTGCTTGATctgtgtatagtacagtacaactGTTGACTTTTTCTTCAATAGATTACAAGCAGCCATCGTTCTAAAGCAGATGAACCATAATGAGAGGGAAGATTGTTAACAGATCCATTggaaagtatattttcattgaaacCAAAAGAAGATAATCTTGTCAAAATGGAAAACCTGACGCTTCAGTTGATTTCAGTGAGTGCCATATTTTTGTCTACGTTCCTGTCCACGTTGCTACCCCTGAAGGTAATTGGGACCACGAGTGGATCCAGCTCAGGGGCCTCTAAATCAGAGAGATTTATAAGTGTGTGCAATTGCCTGGCAGGTGGCGTATTCCTTACAACCTGTTTCTTAGGTCTGATTCCATCAGCTCACCAGAAGTTTGACCACATTCGGGACACCATGTCCGCAAAAAACACGTATCCCATAACAGAAGCAGTGGTGCTAGCAGGATTTTACATGATTTTGATATTAGAGAGAACAGTATCTGCAGTTCGAGAATTTGGATGTAAGAAAGACAACTCCTATTTGTTTGAAATGGACCAACTTTTACCCCATCACAGTGGCCAACAAGACTCTTCTGAATCGGAAGACGAAATCGATCTGTTTGAGATGCAACCTATCAAACACAGTTCCCACAAAGAAAATGGCAAGGTAGGTTCCTCCTCATCAGCGAAAAAGGCAAATAGGAACTGGGACTCTGGTCACAGTCATACGCAGAATGTCAGTTCGCAGAATCTTGGCAGATCTTTCATACTTCTGTTAGCTCTGTCGGTACATTCAGTCTTTGAGGGCATGGCTCTTGGGGTTCAAGAGAATCAGAAGAACACATTGTACCTCCTGGCAGCCATCTTGATCCATGAAACACTAGCAGGATTTGCTCTTGGGTCAAATATGGTCAGGAATGGCACCTCTGCGTGCTTACTCTGTTTCTACAGCTCTGTGTTTTCGGTGATGATTCCTATCGGTATAGTCATTGGTCTCGCCATCAATGGGAACAAGAGCTTCCCTGCTGAAGTAGCCTCAGCCACTACTCAAGCACTTGCCGCTGGGGTCTTCATCTTCATTAcattctttgaaatatttggaCACGAATTTGACAAGCAACAGGATTGGCTGTTGAAAGTCATCGCCTCTCTCATTGGATTTTTGCTACTGGCCGGCTTAGAGgccatattaatatttaaatttgacacTTTATAGAAGTAAAATTTCCATGTATTCCTTTTttaaaaaccaaaccaaataaTCAGCTTAATTATTTCTATTCCATGACATTAAAGAGATGATTTATAGTGGTGTGGGATGACCAGCCATCTTAGGTCCAATGAACATTTAATATGACCAAACCAACATGACATGCCTACGTTGCAATATTACTGTAGGTACAAACAATATTCTGACCATGTAGTATTGTACTAAATTGCGATTGGTATTGTTCAAAGTACCGTATGCTGTTTGTCATATTAAGAACTTTGCAAGGTCAGTGACTGGTCAGATCTGGTTGCATATGTTAATTGGAACTGATACACTATTGAACTCACAAGAGTCGTTGCAAACTACAGTTTTAGAGGCAATATTATTTACTGTTAAACTTTAGTGCACAGTAGCAGCTGTAAGGACTTTGAATAATTCCACTTGTAATGTACTGTGGTTTGTGTGTGTTCAATCTTACCATACATCTTTgcaattgtatagcaatttgcccatgtTGCAATGCGATACCAGAAAAATAATTCCCTGCCACATACTGATGCATATTGAATTAATTCCTCAGAAACTGTTTAATGTACTACACCTTTGTATAGTAGCAGGTGTACCTGGTCCTAGCATACTTTGCATATAGAGAAATGGGCAGAAATTGCTACAGTACTTGCTTCAAATATTGTGAATGCACCAAATTTTGGCAAGCTCTTACATTCCTTTGGTTAGAAAATTGTGCAAGTAATACACTTACTGTATGTTTATGAATCCAAGCAACTGCTTTTGTACAATCTAAACAATGAAAAAGGCCAACTGCGACGAGATGTGAAAGGCAAAACTTTCATTCATTGGAAAAATTACGTTAGAAATTTTCCCCCAGTAAAATAAGTATTGTGACCATTTCATGATTTCAGTATattctttttcacttttttttttcattttgtttaaattccagtatgaatataaatttataaacttGAGAACTTGAGTTACCTTTGCATTTGCTGACATTGCAGTGCAACCTGCATAAATCTTGCATGAaactttttttaaagatttttatataaattgtgGCAATATTTAAAGATTATTAATAACTTGTACTGTAAATagtactgtgtactgtattataGTTCTAACTGCTATCAAGAAACTTATTTTTTGCTCTTGTTTAGAGTAAAGCTGAGAAATAATCTGAAGAAAGGTATTTTCATTATATCGCATAACAGATTATGAATTTAAGTGACCAGTTTTTTTACTGCAGaatgtactgtagtactgtacatggatGAAAGTGATGGCCTTTAAATATGATTTTCAAGTTAGTCCAATACAAGTGAATTATCAGCACTTGCCTAAACCTACAGTaacaaagttaaaaacaaaaaagtcaAGTTTCTTTACATTGAGCTGAATCCTTGTTGTCAAGGGCAATAGGAATCAATGCAATGGTGATTGCACCCATGGATGTATATTCCATAAAGCTTTGCCATTCAAGTCAGTTACAGTGTGAACATAATGACAAAGAGTTTTACATGCTGCTTGACAATATTAAACATTGTTGAGTTTTGGTTGCATCATTTGCACGGTCTTTCATTTCAATCCCAAACTTGATGACTTCATACCAAACTGTTCACCTTCGTCATTTCTAAAGGATGTTGACATTGTTCATCAGATCCTGGTATTCTGTATGCAACATTAATTTGTTGTGTTCTGTACGTCAAGGTTTGTATCTTAGTTAAACAGGTCCAGTAAGTTTTGTAATGCTTAGTAAATACTTGAAAAGTATTCAAGAAACGACACCAAAGCATACAGTATCACTTGTATAATTTGTTTAATATGATGAAGAGATCAAGTTTAAGATATTATGTGTACTGTATAAAAATGTATAGTAGTTCTCACACAGAAAGCAGGTTCATATTCATGCCATAAATGTTCAGAACTACAGTAATCTCAATCAATCAGACTCATTTGTTGGGTTTTGCatca from Apostichopus japonicus isolate 1M-3 chromosome 2, ASM3797524v1, whole genome shotgun sequence harbors:
- the LOC139975869 gene encoding zinc transporter ZIP3-like, translated to MENLTLQLISVSAIFLSTFLSTLLPLKVIGTTSGSSSGASKSERFISVCNCLAGGVFLTTCFLGLIPSAHQKFDHIRDTMSAKNTYPITEAVVLAGFYMILILERTVSAVREFGCKKDNSYLFEMDQLLPHHSGQQDSSESEDEIDLFEMQPIKHSSHKENGKVGSSSSAKKANRNWDSGHSHTQNVSSQNLGRSFILLLALSVHSVFEGMALGVQENQKNTLYLLAAILIHETLAGFALGSNMVRNGTSACLLCFYSSVFSVMIPIGIVIGLAINGNKSFPAEVASATTQALAAGVFIFITFFEIFGHEFDKQQDWLLKVIASLIGFLLLAGLEAILIFKFDTL